The following is a genomic window from Bacillus sp. V2I10.
TTTTTGCCAAAATGCATTATGAAAAAGGCACGATGACAGAAGTGGATTATGAAACATACACGAATTTATTCGATGCGATGGTCATGACACCTTACTTCCCTCATCCTGACCTTTTGATTTACTTAGAAGGCAGCCTTGAGGATATTTTATCCCGTATCAAAGAACGCGGACGTCCGATGGAGCAGCAGACACCAATTGCTTATTGGGAAGAAATGCACCGCCGCTATGAGGATTGGATTAATAACTTTAATGCATGTCCTGTCTTGCGCCTCAACATTAACGATTATGACATTATGGCAAACGAAGGTTCAATTGAACCAATAGTTGAGCGTGTCGCCCATTTTATAGAGCAGACAAGATTACTTAAGAAATAACCGGTCTAATCGGTTATTTTTTTTTGTATCCAGCAAAAAAAGATATACAAAAAACCTGCAGCAGAATCTGCCGCAGGTTTTATCAATCTCCAATCTTTATGCGCTAAAAATTGGATTTTATATGTAAAATGGAGGAGGTAGAGGGATTCGAACCCCCGCGGGGTTTGACCCCCCTGTCGGTTTTCAAGACCGATCCCTTCAGCCAGACTTGGGTATACCTCCGTACTGACAAGAATTAATATAGCATATCTAAAATATACTTGTCAACGATTCTAAAAAACTTTTTCAAAAAAATTTAAGGAGGGGACAAAACGGATTTTGGCCCCTTCTTAAAAGGTTATTATTATCGTGAAATGACTTCTCTATTCCCCATATATGGACGCAAGACTTCAGGAATAACGACTGTTCCATCTT
Proteins encoded in this region:
- a CDS encoding deoxynucleoside kinase — encoded protein: MNLREKYSIPHNAVITIAGTVGVGKSTMTNALANALNFRTSFEKVDTNPYLDKFYADFERWSFHLQIYFLAERFKEQKRIFEYGGGFIQDRSIYEDTGIFAKMHYEKGTMTEVDYETYTNLFDAMVMTPYFPHPDLLIYLEGSLEDILSRIKERGRPMEQQTPIAYWEEMHRRYEDWINNFNACPVLRLNINDYDIMANEGSIEPIVERVAHFIEQTRLLKK